The sequence below is a genomic window from Bos taurus isolate L1 Dominette 01449 registration number 42190680 breed Hereford chromosome 7, ARS-UCD2.0, whole genome shotgun sequence.
GGCACCAAGTAAAAGGAAATTTAGAGGCTTAAATATGTATGttagactatttttttttattcaatgacttaaacttccttttaaaaatatcatatagCATTGtacatgatattttttaaaaggaagtttaagtcattgaataaaaaaaaaaaaaatagtctaacaaacatgtatattatcatatgtgaaatagatcgtcAGTCCAcattcaatgcatgagacagggtgctcagggctaatgcactgggatgaccctgagggatgggatggggagggatgtgggagggagggtcaggatggggaacacatatacacccatggctgattcatgtgattgtatggcaaaaaacaccacaatattgtaaagtaattagcctccaactaaaataaattttttaaaaaactaaaaaaagaaaatatgtcataTAATGGCAAATGTAAACCAAAGagagtaaaagaaacaaaacatacaaTAAGGCACATCAATAAACTAAATGACAGTTcttcaaaaagacaaacaatacTGATAAACTTCTGCTGAAAATgatcaagaaataaaagagaaaccaCAAACAATCATAAACTATTATCAGCAGTGTAAACAAGGACATCACTAGGGGAGCCAGAAAATCACATGATACTTACTGATTCTGTGAACTGTTTATTGATTATGGGATATAAGAATTCATACCACCAGGGCACATATACAAAAACAGCAGCATTGTTCATAACTgctaaaaaaatgaagacaatataTGTATTCATCAGCACAAGAGTGTGTGATTAAAGTATAGTcagaaaattctattttatacAACACAGATAATGAATAAATCCATGATTCAACAACatggattaatttttttaaacataataacaAGAGATTCTAAGAGAAAGGCAAAAATACAAGCAACATGATTAATCCATATGTAAACCAAACCAAGTGACATTGTTAGATGTACAAAAACAGGTAATAAATCTgtgaataaaaacaataaaataatttttaaataaaattcaaaataatgactACCTGGCAAGCAGGAGCTGGTCTTGAATAAATAGTTTGAGAGCTTCCAGGCACCAGAGTAATTCTCATTCTAGGTTTGGGGGATGGGCCCTGGATGATTCATTTGCAAACATTCCATAAGAGGCATCCTTAAAGTCTTTACATGCTTTTCAATactatttttctcattaaaattttgttataGAAATTATGCAATAGATTGGAAGTATATAGAAGGCTAGAGATTAGGATGGTTTGCTTTATTCTTTGATAACAAATATTGTTCAATTAGTTCAATTAGATGGAattgttaaaaagaagaaaagctgggGAAAATTTTTAGGAAGACCTTTCAGAAATCTTTCAGATGGTTGTTTATGTAAGTAAGGTATCCCCATACCTCACCCTTGAGGATGGACAACCCCTTTCTCTTAAGTATGCCTGTCTCTATCCTTGCCCTCCTCCAATCTCCAGTTACTCTAATTTTAGAATAAATATTGTAAACATAATGTTTATTaatatacttaataaatatttaattttatataaattaatagtATATGAACATAATTATTGTGCATAATTTACCCTGCATTTAGAGTAATCAAAAATTGAATGATAAAAATTTTGTATATGTTATGTGTATATGATATTCAAATAATATgcatataatatgtaaaatacgTGTTCTTACAGTTTCCATGTTCATGCCACTTTACATGCATATTCAATTTGATATTTACAGCTTTCTGAAATTTCCACTGCTTCATTTATACTCATATTTCCTTACAagcatttcctctttggttttttttttatcttttttttaatttttttttattatttttattttactttacaatattgtattggttttgccatacatcaacatgcatccgccatgggtgcacacatgttccccatcctgaacccccctccctcatccttccccataccatccctctgggtcatcccagtgcaccagcaccagccccaagcatttcCTCTTTGAAGCGTTCCTTTGTCTCTTTACAAATATATAATCTTTATTTTGGGATCACTGTTCAAATCTGGTGTTCCCTACTAGATGCTGCAGGGCTCTCATAGTTTTTATGACTGGGATCCCAAGTCTGCACAGCTCTCTTCTCTACTAGGAAATAAACCCCTAGATATAAGGGCTTGCATTCTGGCCACTGCTTTGTCCCTCACAAACTTCAGAGTATCTGTAACATTGCAAGTTATCTATAAAGGtttaataaatgattaaataaaccAAGAGCTTAGGAAGATTTTCAAAAAGTTTAATTAGCAGAATGACACTGATATTAAATGAAAGAACATTGGATAAATACTAGATTTgtgataaaaagataaaataaatgttttacaaGATGGTTTTATGGGTTAACCAAGTACTTACATTGACCTTTCTaacagaaagattttaaaaggcCAGCAATACTGTTCTTTAATTCAACATCAGCTCACGAGCTTTTCTCATGTGACAGAATCTACACTGGCTCCTTCATGCTCATGAAGAAGCAGGGCCAGGGCTCTGACATACAGAGTCAGAGCCAGGGGTAAAGCCACGTTCATCCAGTCATACCTAAGAGGGGACAACAGACCCTTGAAGGGAGTGAGCCCTGGACTGAACAAGTGAATTAAATTCAGTTCATATTCAAAGTACCATGGTGATGTTCTGTTGCTAGTTCTATTAGTGGTAGAGAAATCAAGATAGTGGGATGGGAGGGAGTAATTTGATATTAAAGCTGCTGTGTAGCAAGCTAGGATTTAGCTGGAGGTCTCCTTGATCCTACACACTCTCTCACAGCTCCACCACTTGAAGGCAAATAAAAAGAGTAGAAAATTCAGAGGTGGGAATAGAAATCACAGTTTGCAACAGGTGTTAGGGACTGCCTGTGCATATTACCTCTGTATTTGTCAAGGAACTTGAATAGCAAATTTTGCTTTCCCCATCTCAAAAGTGATTATAAGGCAACTGTTAGGGCTTGGGCAAGTTCACAAATGCCACATAGCTCTTGAGAACTAAAGAGGCAGATTCTGAACTAACTTCAAGACTAATTCTTTTTCACTTGATTACATCTAATCACAACAGTCCCCCTATTTGTGGGTAAATTCAAAATcaatatttcagtttttctttgcaCTTTGTGTTCCTGGATGACAAATACATAAATCAAAcactcatttaaaacaaaaatcaaactgATTGGAAAGATAATATCTAAGACTTATCTAATGATATTGTTAATAATAAGATTAAAATTGTTTAATTGCTAGTGTCAGTTTGGGcagttttgcttcttttatttatgtAATCACAGCAGtttctaaaactaaaattttaccTACCTCTAGATAAAGCTCTCACTTTTTAGATACAGGTTCTTTCCCCTCATTGGTGGAGTTATTTCCATGTTCAGACAAATTCCTTATGTAACACTATAGGAATAATCATAAACGAATAGCAAAAGCATTGAGTTGACATGCCATGTAAAGAATTGACATGCAGCAGGTATGGGGTATGAGAATACCCAATGTCTAACATTTGATAGCAAGATAAAGGTTCTGTTCCAAGTGGTGGTACCTCAACAATTGAGAATCCAAGTCTCCTTCTTGTACGTTAATCAGAGGAAATGTACTTTTTCCTAATTTCACATATTCCCAAAACACTAGACACTTGTATCATTTTGTTCATGAATATAGAAGTTCCTGAAGACTTCATAGTAATTCACTTTTACTGCTATTGTTCAAAATCAAGTCTCATACTAAAATGATTGATAAACTTGGGATGTGAGATGAGATAGAGGGCATTATGTGTAGTTTTCTTTATGTCAGTGTTGACATAAAGGATAAAAGGACTCATATATAAAAGGACCATAAGAATGTTACATTTAATGTGATAAATTAGGATGAATAAACAGGATGGAGGAGAAATGTCACAGgcataggaaagaagaaagacatGACTAGACTTAGTTTGGGGGACCCTGTAAACAGCAGAcaaatgaaagcagaaaaaaggaaaggagggataATATAAAAGTTGAAAGAGTCGTGGTCATTCCTAGACTTTCCCCTTTACAACTTTCTCTAGGCTCAGTCCTAATTGCATCCTGCTCCTCAGAGCACCTGTGACATCTTTATTGTGGAAGCTGTAAATGATGGGGTTCAGCACAGGGGTGATGATGGTATAAAAGGCTGACACCATCATGTCCTGCTCAGCTGTGTGGTAGGAATCGGGAAGCATGTAGGTGTAGATGGTGGCACCAAAGAAGAGTAACACTACAGTCATGTGTGAGGAGCAGGTGGCAAAAGCCTTCCTGTGGCCCTTGGCTGAATTAATCCTGTGGATGAGGTGCAGGATGAGGGCATATGAGCTTGAGATAACCACAATGGGGATGAGGAGCATGAGAATACAACATAGGTACATGAGCATTTTATAGAGGGAGATGTCATAGCAGGAGAGCttcagcaatgcaggagcctcacaGAAGAAACTCAGGATTTTTCTGGAATGACAAAAGGGGAAGCTCATGGCTATGGGTGTGAGCAACAAACCATCCACCATTCCTAGGAACCAGCATCCAGACACCAGGCATTCACAGACCCTCTGGTTCATCAGCAGGGGATAATGGAGAGGTCTGCAAATAGCAGCATATCTGTCATAGGCCATGGCGGACAAGAGAAAAGTCTCAGCTCCAGCAAGCGTCAGATAGAAGAACATCTGGATCCCACAACCTGAGGGAGAGATTGTATGATCTCCTGTCACCTGGCCCAGGAGCATCTTGGGCACAGTCACAGATATGTACATGAGGTCCATGAGGGAGAGCTGGCTgatgaagaagtacatgggggtgtgcaggCGGGGCTCCATGTGGACGAGGATGATGAGGAGGGCGTTCCCAGCTAGGGCCATCAGGAAGAAGATGAAGGTCGCAGTGTAGAGGAGGAGGGCATGTTTGGTTTCACCAAAGAGCCCCACAAGGATGAAATCACTTGACGTTTGATTCTGTGAAGTTTGACTCCCTGAGTACATGGATACAGTTCTCACTGAAGAAGGAAGAgccatcacttttaaaaatttcatatgcacatactttttaagatttttccaaaaaagtacttaaaactattttttttttaacatgagatTGTACTGATGTAAAGTCAAATGTTCAAATTTCTGAAAGGCCAGGTTGCACTTTGGCCACACGTTTTGAGGAGATTATGAAACGGACCTGGGGAGGTGACAACTATACCAACAGACAAGTTGCTTACACTCTGTAAATTACTTACTTTTCCCCCAAATTGAGAATATAAAAGGACTCATCTCATAAGATGATTAGAAAACTAGAGTAGAAAACACACAATAAGTTTTAACACAATATGAATGTAGAGTGAAATCATTCACTAAAGCTTCCACTCCACTTTTGGACACAGTAGACCATCCAGGACTCAGAAACTGAAGTCAAAGCTGGTGCTAATGTCAATGTTAATATTGTTAATTGTACTAATATAAGTAAAGTTTACTGAAATTtgaaatatcattaaatatttttctctcatgtttcAATTAATTCCACTTCCCTCACTAAACATTTCAATTTACTCAACTGTTTCTTGCACAATGAAGCTCCATAAAGCAGAACCACCATGGGTATCAGAGCAGAGACTGCTCAGCCTGTCTGTGGAGAGCAGCTCTAGGTGAAGACCTCATGCAGGACAGAAAGCAAGAGGGGATCAGTCTTATACAATATGGGAGCCAGAAGATGTACAGATTTGGTGCAGGACAGAAGGGTACTCAGTGTGCGGACCTTGTACAGAGCAAAGAGGGCCATCAGGATACAGAGCCGATAAAGGGCAGGAGTCCAGGAATGTCCTGCTTGGTCCCCTTCAAAGCCCCAAGATAACATCTAAGGCATTTAATATATTAAGAGTCATTTAGACAAATGATTTTtacaggaatttttttaaaaagtaacatacGTCCTGACTAGCAATTATTTTAGTTTAGAATGAattgaataacatttttttctcatgCCATTTATTCTCCCAAAACAGTGTCTAAAATATTAGATATTTCATGCacagtgaatgagtgagtgatagGAGTTAATGAGATTGGATGGAGTAGCTGGTTTACTGACACACAAAGCTGCAACCCAATCTTGATCCCTCCAGTCCTGTATCTCAGTTTTCATAGGAAACTAATAAAATTCTCTTGTCTATAAATTATCAGTTTTGTTCAACAACAGCTTTGCCTGAATGTTTCAGTTTTCAACTTTCTGAATTATACTTAACCTAATTATCCTATACTTATTTAAGTTAGGGATAGAGTTCTAGATTATGGAAAGTTCAGGTGCTCAATGAAAGACTTTTTATCAGTCTCAGGGTTAGAGAAATTTGCACACCAGTTTAGAGAAATTTGTAGGGAAAAGTTCACATAATATCTGAAATACATGGATAAGTAAAATGTAATGTAGTGAACTTAGAGCAAAATTTAGAGTTTAGAActtagagcaaaaataaataaataaataaaagtgtgtgACTTCAGGAAATCTAAAGTCAGAATTACATTAAGGATAGCAACAGAAATCAGATGTCTTTGCTCCTTACTTGGTTTGTTCCTTTATGAATTTCTGAGGAAACATGCTAACAAGCCACATCCCAGGAATGAGACAAGCAAAGAATATAGTGCATATACCTTTTAAGTCCTTCCCGTTCCTTCAGAGAGTAAATCTGAGTCACACCAGTGAAGCTGCTTTTACAAGTCCAAAGCCAAGGCAATCATGTTTAAATTCAGGAGAAAAAGTGGGAAAGTTACACCATCAGGTTTTTCACGTTAGGGAATTGGGATAAAATTTTGTTCTTCAGCCCTTCGTAGCATTAAACAAGCATAAAAACTAACAAGACTGGAGAAGCAAGGAGGAATTTTGAAGTTTCGTATTTATTCATATTACCCACACTTGGCATCAGCTCATCCTTGGAACTCTACTTTTTTTAAGGCATTCTCATAATCcaccattttgttttttgtttttccatttactttaCCAGTTATATTGTATATTTCCACTCATGGTATACATGGGAATTGAATGTGTTTGCCACTTGGGTGCTGCACCTATCAAAAATCAATCTTCCTTTTCCATAAGGATATGGTACATTAAGTTTAAAATATACTACTCAGATTAAAATCAcgtttttcctttttcatgcttatttaaaatgttctctctctttgtaaatataaatcttaatttCAGAAAGGAAGTATTTTGGGGAATATAAACAACAAAGTCAGAACTTGACCCAGAACTGATTTAAAACTGTGTTTCTCCCCTCACACATTCTGCGGTCATTCTGTAGTTGCATACTTTGTGTGTGTGACACTGTGCCATCCAGTGATTGCTTCAGATGCTCCACAGTATAACAAATATACTAATACCTGAAGATGCAGGTGTTGTATCTTCAGTTCATATCTCTTCTCCAGATTTAAAAGCCCATTATAGCTTTATATGAAACATTTATTCAAATTGTGCTTTCTAATTGTGTATCTAAGTTCATTAATATGATTCCCAAACTCAAAGAAATCTGAGTTTAAAATGTTATCAGCAACTCAGCTTTCTGATTCCGCTCAGTTTCTTATTTTCATGCAATTGGAATAGCATAGAGGAAGCCAGATGGCAGCAAAAGGgattttataatagaaaaaactGGGGGCTTAAACTTGCAGAATTGTTGTTTAAGTATTACCTTTACTTCTAACTGTATAATCTTAGTCATGCCACTAAAATCTCTGGGTGTCAGTTTCTCAGAATCTGAAAACAAAAGAGGCAACATTTATGTACCTCCTATGCTTCTGTGAACCTCAAGACATCTATAGTTCTAATGTGCAAATGTGGTCTAAGCTTTCTCCATGACAGGGTGATCCTCCTTCCCCTTATTCCTAACCTCAAAGGCTCAAAGATTTCCCTTGAAGGTCTGCTGCATCAAACTTAGAATACATAATTCAGAAATGGAAAAAGccatgaaaaaataattaatatttaccaGTGCTGACTTGGTTCTGGGCACTGTGCTGAACCTTTCTCAGCACATCATGGGTACAAAGACTGAATAATTCATTTCAGGCCCCTGTCTGATCCTCTGGACAAGTAGGTCCAAACACCAGGAATAAGAATCAGCTCTTTACAAGAGCCCATCCTGCCCTCCAACTTTGTTACCCTTAGGTCTCTGGTACCTTCAAATTGAACCCTTCTTGGATCCTTCCTTTCTGTGAACTTAATCCCTTGGTTTCTGTCTAAATTATAAGAGTTTCTACATGTTCAGCTAAAATGAAAACTTCTGCATTCTCTATCCTCAATCACCGAGAACTCTCACACATTTGAGATATCACAGTGCATCGTTTATACTACGCTCATGGGCTTTATATCACTTATTCCTGTAGTTtagttacttatttttaaatttcagcaaAAACGCcacacccagagggatggtatggggagggaggagggaggagggttcaggatggggaacacgtgtatacctgtggtggattcattttgatatttggcaaaactaatacaattatgttaagtttaaaaataaaataaaatttaaaaaaaaagaaacaaaacaaaacaaaaaaaaccctgtaaTTTTTAAGTCCACAGAGGGTGGCCAAGTATCCATTGTCTAATATGAGTTTGTAAAAAACAATCTTACTAAATAAACtcattttacttcttaaaaaaaaaattatgtgtttataattgaagttaaaaaatgtaaaaggtaTCTGGATTCTGTGTAGATAAGAAAGTTTAAAACGtgtatacctgtagcggattcatgttgatatttggcaaaaccaatacaatattgtaaagttaaaaaataaaataaaatacataaataaaatgtaaaacaaatcttttaaaaatttttatttatttttggcaacattgggtcttcattgctgtgtgcaaaatttctctagttgaagtgagcaggggctactttttaATTGCACTATGAGgccttcttattgtggtggcttccatGTTTGttgagcacaggcttcagtagttatggcacatgaaCTTCActgccctgaagcatgtggaatcttccctggccaggaatagaatccaagtcccctgcattggcaggaggattctttaccactggtccaCCATGGATGTcctaaaataaatctttaaaaatcacaGGTGGAGAGTTAATATATTTGAATACATCAAGTTGTGAAATTCTCtctcaataaattttaattaatatgatGACATCATTAATGAGCTGTATATATGAATGTTTTGTGCATATTTTACCTCAATTAAGGGCTTTGTAAGGTTCTTCTGAGACttccccaggtgactcagtggtaaggaatcagaCTTTAAAGAGAGGAGTTGCAGGATGGAttcttgagtcaggaagacctcctggaaaaggaaatggcaatccacttcagtattctagctgggaaatcccatggacagaggagcctggtggcctacagttcatggggtcacaaaagagtcagacatgacttagcaactaaaaaacaataaAGGTTCTTCTATAACCACAAATATAAAaggattcaataaaataaaataaaaggattcaataaaataataatagtcaaTGAAGAGCTCTGTCATCCTGAGTCCCTGAGAGATTTTTGGTGAGCAGAGCCCCAGTCCCACTGAACACACTCACAGTGTGGGTACCTCATACACACTTGTTTGTTGAAAGTCAATGATAAATTGAAGTTGTTTTACTGCAGCACAACATTGTCCATTATGATTGACCCACCCCTGTACTTATAAGTACAATACTGTCTCCCCTTAATCCTCACCtacctccttttattttttctggtttcATTACATGTATCAGCTTCTTAACATAATGATATTATGTTGTTTTATACTTGATAGGCAAATgggtttattttattgttttcccctaGCACAGCACTATGACTGACATGTAATACATACTTattaatatctgttgaatgaataaataaatgaaagagagaaaaggagagaggaaattaGTACAACCCTTCCAGAGGAGAATTCAGTACTCTCATAAATTTGAAGAAGTTATTACTCTTTAACTTAAGACCTCTAAGAAGattatacaaaaatatacatCATCAACACTATtatagccaagaaaataaagaagaagcctaaatatttaataaaataaagtggATACATCAATAACCAATATTAATAttgatttattgaaaatattttaaaaataaagttaaggaGAAAGATATGTTGCAAAATGACCAGTGTGATACCATTTAGTAAAAACCTCTGTTAAATATTAAATTTGGACACATGtgtacaataaaaatattttgtaaatggcAAGCAAGATGCATAACTTCTGTAAGGAAAGTGCTCTCTCTGAGAACACTGAGGGGAGATGATCAAAGAGGACACAGGGCTTCAATGCATCTATAATGTATGTTACACATTCAATGTATCTATAATGTATcaacttgaaataaagataccaaacttgaaataaatataccaaaataatttgattttttgaAGTTGATTTGGAACATGATGGACACTGTATTAGTATATGATTTGTCAATAGCGattattaaatgaattttatacACTTCTTGAATCAAAAGCTTAATCATGGGTAGCTTTTCAAGTTTTCAATTTGCATtaatccaaatttcaaatttTCAGTTTATATTAGTACATGCTGTTTTTTATACCTTGCATAATTCCATGTTCTTTCAACACGTAATTGAAAGAACTTAGACTCCACAAATATACAATGAACATTTCTTACACTTTCTCAGATACTGTTTTGTCTCATTTATGTCATTATCTCTTATAGGAAAGTTGatttattgatttcatttttatatcatt
It includes:
- the OR2T3 gene encoding olfactory receptor 2T3; amino-acid sequence: MYSGSQTSQNQTSSDFILVGLFGETKHALLLYTATFIFFLMALAGNALLIILVHMEPRLHTPMYFFISQLSLMDLMYISVTVPKMLLGQVTGDHTISPSGCGIQMFFYLTLAGAETFLLSAMAYDRYAAICRPLHYPLLMNQRVCECLVSGCWFLGMVDGLLLTPIAMSFPFCHSRKILSFFCEAPALLKLSCYDISLYKMLMYLCCILMLLIPIVVISSSYALILHLIHRINSAKGHRKAFATCSSHMTVVLLFFGATIYTYMLPDSYHTAEQDMMVSAFYTIITPVLNPIIYSFHNKDVTGALRSRMQLGLSLEKVVKGKV